The window CCAAGACGCCAATCACGCTGAACGCCTGCAATCTGGAGGACTGGACTCATTTTGAAGGCCCACTGTCTCAATCGACTGTTGCTCGGGAGCGCCCGCGTGCTTTTAGTGGCGGTTGTTCTGATGCCGCTGCTTTTTACCGGAGCGGGGGCTCAGCGTCCCTCGCCGGTCCCGGTGGTGGCAACGCTGCACAAATTGCAGTTTCTGGAGTCTGGGACGCATACCCAGCTGGTTTTAACCCTGAGTCGATCGCCGGAAGCCCTGGTGGTTCAGGATGAACCGGGCAAGCCCATGACCCTCAGCTTCAAGGCCGACTCTGCCCCGGGTGATTTTCCGCAAAACCGCACCTTTAATCAGCCCAACCTTAAAGGGGTATTTATTGAAAGCCGTAACGGGCGCATCCAGATTTTCGTCAAGCGTGTTCTCCCGGGCTCGGTTACGCTGACCCGGCAAAACGCCCGCTTGACTCTGAATATGCCTCATTTGTTGAGCCAATCCGGCACTTCGGACAAGGCCAGCAAGCCCGATCAGGAACTGGCCCCGGGCATTCAGCACAGGCTATTGATGGAACGACTACCAGCCGGGCCGGTTCGCGTCAATGTGCTGGAAATTGACCCGCAAAACCCGTCTGTCACCATTACCCCGGCTCTGGCCTCTAACCGGATGGGGGCCAAGGCCAATGTGGCGGCCATGGTGGCAGGCAATCAGGCCGTTGCCGGAATCAATGGCTCCTTTTTCAAGCAGGATAAGGGGATTCCGCTGGGCATCCTGATCATCAATCAGGAACTCATTTCCGGGCCGATTTACGATCGGGTGGCCATGGGCATTACGCCCAATAACGAGATTGTCATGGACCGGGTCCGGCTGGGCGGCGAGGTTCTGTTGCCTGATCGCCGCCGGGTGGCTATCCACACCATTAACCAGCCTCGGGTGAAGAGCAATCAGACCGTCCTGTACACCACCCGTTGGGGCAAGCAGGCTCCGCCCGTTCCTCAGGATGGATTGCAGATCCTGATTCGTCAGGATAGGGTTGCCGCCGTCTCTCAAACCGAATCTCTTTCTATTCCTAAGGACGGAATGGTGCTTTCCGGGCCAGCCACCCCCGAAATGCTGGCGCTGGGCAGTATGAATCCTAATATACCGGTCAGCCTGAATGTGTACACGCTGCCCGATTGGTCAGGCATGAAGCACGCGGTGGGCGGTGGACCCTGGCTGGTCCGAAACGGGACCCCTTATGTAGACCTTCAGGCCCAGCACTTTACCAGCAGAAGTCTGGGAAGCCGGGAGCCTCGCAGTGCGGTTGGGGTGACCGCCCAGGGCAAACTGCTACTGGTGGCTGTGGATGGTCGACACAAAGATGTTTCCATCGGCATGACCCTGTACGAGATGGCTCACCTGATGAAAAAACTGGGCGCTGTCAACGCCATGAACCTGGACGGGGGGAGTTCCACCCAGATGTCGGTTTACGGGCGGATGATCAACCGCCCTTCCGCCGGTTCCATCGGAGTCAGTAACGCCTTGATCATCAAAACCGCCCCCACGGATACGGCAAGCAACCCGTCAGCGCCCCTGCCGGTCAAATGAGAGGGCTGGCTCACACATCAGGGCGACGACCCTGTTGGGGTGGGCGGCTGTGTGGCCTGCTGCGAGATCATTCGATACGGATAAAAATGGTATACTAGATCAGGTTATAAAGCGGGAATACTGCGTCCTAACCAGATAAGGCCCCTTTCTGGCGCTGCCCGATCCGTCTGCGTCTGATGCCCGCTAACAGTCTCTCAGCCCGGCGTCGAAAAAGTGAAAAAACAGAAATCGAGGCTCGGGCAGTCAGGCTTAAAGGAACTCATTTACAGGCGCATCAACAGTCAGTCCGTATTTGGAACGGCATCAGCCGGGGCGTTATCAGATGAATTTGAAGGATTTCACGAAGTTGAACAGCAGCATGGTGTCACTCTCCAGACAAATATCCCTGATTAGCCTCACCGGTTTGGCCCTGCTTTGTCTGGCCAGTCCGGTATGGGCCGTGGATGGCAGAATTCAGGATATTCGCTACGACGCGACCAGTCGGCATTTTCAAATCAATTCCGCCGGAAATGTAAAAGCCACGGTCAACACCCTGAATATCGCCGGGCACAAGCGCATTATCATTGACATCGACAACGCGGAAATCGGGCAGGAGCTGCCCCGGGATGTGCAGCTGCTGCACACGCTGTCTCGGCAGTTGCCTGCCCTGAAAAATGTAACCGTCAATCAGTACGCCGGAAATGGTCGCCCCATTGTCCGTATTTTGTTTGACATTGAAGGCGAGCCCGGCACCATTCGGCTGGTGCGTAATCAGGGGGCTCAAATTGAGCTGGAATTCAACGAGTCGGCCAACTGGACGGCGACGCGCAGCACCTATGGTCCGCCCGTGACCTCCAGAAACCGACCGGAAGTCCCTCAGCCCGTTCAAAGCGAATATACGGATGTTGATTTGCGGCGCACCCTGGGCATTATGAACCAGAAGTATGACCTGTTGGCCCAGGAAAACCAATATCTGAAGACCCGGCTTTCCTCTCTGGAACAAAATAGCGGCGCTCAGCAAAGCCAGCAACAAAGCAATCGGGAAGAGCAGATTCGCTTAAAGGGCGAACTGGATAGGCTCAAGGCGGAAAATGGCAATCTGCAGACCCGTTTGACCTCCCTTGCCGTGGAAAAACAGCGCCCTGATCCGGCTCTGTATGCCAAAGACTCTGAAATTAACCGGCTAAAAACCGAAAATCAGGCACTGAACAGTCGATTGACCGCGGCCCTGAGCGCCAGCAACGAGTCTGGTCTGTCGGCCATGAAACAGAGTCTGGCGGAACTCAACCGGCGGTATGAGTTGCTGGCTACTGAAAATCAGGGGCTAAAAAGCAAGTTAAGCGCTCAAAGTAGCCAAACCAGCAGCGCCCAGACCTACAAGGCGGAAGTCGAGCGCCTGAGCCAAAGCTATCAGTCTTTACTGACCGAGAATAACCGCTTGAAGTCTGAACTGGGTCAAAGCAAAGCCGCGGCGGCCAAGGTGCCCGCCAGCAGGGACGCCGATCTGGCGGCTCTGAGGAGCCAGCTGGTCACCGCTCAGGCCTCATTGGGAGAGTCGATTCAGACCATTAACCAGCAGAACAAGGAAATCGCGTTTTTAAAGAATCAGGTGAATCAGGTGAAAAGCGGGCTAAACGCCTCCTCCAAAGAGCAAATCGCCACGCTGCAAGCAGAAATTGAAACCTTGCGCAAGAACGCGGCTGCCACTAAAGTCAGTAGCGCCGACAAGCAGGTCATTGAACAGCTCAGGCAGGACAAGCTGTCCATTCAGAGCGAATTGGAGGCTCTGCGCAAGAGCGCCTCTGCCAGCAAGGACAGCGGTGCTGATAAACAGCGGATTGCCCAATTAACGCAAGACAAACAGGCCCTGCAAAACGAGCTGGAGGCTGTGCGCAAGACTGCCCCTGCCAGTAAGGGCAAAAATGCCGACAAGGAACTGATTGCCCAGTTAACGCAAGACAAACAAGCCTTGCAAAGTGAACTGGGACGCCTGCGGGCAAGCCAGAGTCAGGCCGCGGATGAACAGGAGGCTGCCGTTCAGTTGCAATCGAAAGTGGCCAGCTTGCAAGCGGACTTATCCAACCTGAAAGCCCAGTACGAAAAAGCCAGTCAGGAGGCCTTGCAAGCCAAGCAGGCCCTGAAGGCGGCCAGCAACAAAACAGCGACAGCGACTGGCGCCACCCAGGCTACCGCAAGCCCGACCCAGCAGAAGCAAATCCAGAGCCTGAACCAGCAAGTGGCCAGCCTGAAACAGGAAAACAGCAGTTTGCGGGAGAGCCTGAGTAATGCCAGCGCCAGCAACCGCAAGTCTGGCTCCACCAACGCCGAAGCGGAACAGAATTATCAGTCCGGAAAGACGGCCTTGGGCGAAAAAAAGATGAGCGTGGCCCTGGATAGCCTGAAGAAGTCCACCCTTCTGGATCAGGACAACAGCAAATACGTGGTGGATTACAGCATAGCCCTGGCCGAAGATCGTCAGTTTGCCGAGGCCATCGATGTGCTTCGCCGCTATATCCAGCGCAATCCTGGGGATCGAGAGGCCTATAACCAGCTGGGCAAAATATACCTGCTGAACGATCAGCCGGATGCCGCCAATCAAGCGTTTACCCGGGCCATTCCGGTCAGCGTGCTGAACAACTACGCCACTTCGCTCAAAAAGCTGGGCAATACCGCCGAGGCGGAGTCCATTTTCAAGCTGGCCCTGAGCATCAACCCCAAGGATAGCGAAATTCTGTTTAACCTGGGGAACCTGTACAATGCGGAAAACAAGCTGGAAGAGGCCCGCAACAAGTATCTGGAAGCCATTCAGATTCGGCCCGGCTTTGCGGAGGCCCACTATAACCTGGGCCTGATTTTTTCCAAGCTGGGGGATAACCCCAAAGCTGTTCAGCATCTGGAGAAGTACCTGCAACTGTCCCCCAACGCCCGCAATGCGGAGACCATTCGGGCTTATATGCAGAAGTTGAAAGCCTAATCGGTGAGAGGCTAACCTGAGGACTCTTTGTGCTGGGTGAGTGGAGGAGACAACCCCTTAAAATTTCAGCGCTCTGCTTGCTGTCCGGTTTCGGCTGGGCCTTTGTGGCTGCGGTTTGGGCGGATCTTACCAGTCAAGTTACCGATATTCAGCTAACGCCCAGCGGCAACCTGACGTTTACGGTGAACGGGACGGGCTTTGATCCTCAGTTGCTGGTGCGTCCGGTGCCTCAGGGGCGTTACCAGATTACCATCGCCTCTCGGGAGGCCCGATTGAATGGCCCTCGGGAACGTTTACTGGCCGAGCAGATTCAAGCCCGCATTCCCGCCATTGAGTCCATCCTGCTTTCCGGCGATGAAACGGGGTTTCAGTTGAATTTGACCAGTTGGCAAAAACTGCAGCCTCAAATTCTCAGCAATTCGCCCGGGCAGATTGTGGTGACGCTGGTGGGAAATCATCAGCGCCCCCCGCACAGTCCGCTGGGGCCTGCCCCGCAGAGTCAGCCACAGTCGGTTCCCTCGGCAGTCAAGTCCCCTGCCCGGCCACAGGCGGCGGTAAAGCCATCAGGATCCGTCCGCACCCCGACCAAACCTCAGTCCGCTAAAACCACCCCGCCTCAGTCCAGTGCGGAAGGGGCCGTGGGAAAGTCCGCCCCTGCGCCAGAGTCTGGGAAAAAGGAAAGTCAGCGGGCCCTGCCTGTAAAAGCGGCCACCGGGTTGAAGGAGGTTCCTCCCACCACTGCAGCTTCCGTTGTTGCGACTCCATTCTCGGCTACTTTTGCTTCTGCCACGGCGACCCCATCCTCCGCTGCACCGGTCTCTCCCGTCTCTGCCAGCGTGAAAAAGGCTGATCCGGGCAAGCGCCAGCCGGTAGTGGCGGTCGCTCCATCCCCGGTTAAGGTGGAGTCAGTTATCAAGCGGGCCTCTGCGCCCCTTCGCGTGGCCTCCATTGCCCCTAAAGCCCTTGAAACGGACTGGCTGCCCCGTCAGCGGCCATCCGCGCGATCTCGGCTGTCTGACAACGCACCTTCGCAACATCCGCTGGAAGCCTTGAATTTCCTCAGTCAGGGGGAACCGGCCAAACCCACAGCCCCGGGTACCCCTTTAACCCCGGCAAACCCCTCCACCCAGCCCCAGTCTTCTGATACCTCCGACAGGCCGGAGCCCGTTCCCTTGCGCTTACAGAAAACCCCGGCGGGTTATGACCTCC is drawn from Vampirovibrio chlorellavorus and contains these coding sequences:
- a CDS encoding phosphodiester glycosidase family protein; this translates as MLLVAVVLMPLLFTGAGAQRPSPVPVVATLHKLQFLESGTHTQLVLTLSRSPEALVVQDEPGKPMTLSFKADSAPGDFPQNRTFNQPNLKGVFIESRNGRIQIFVKRVLPGSVTLTRQNARLTLNMPHLLSQSGTSDKASKPDQELAPGIQHRLLMERLPAGPVRVNVLEIDPQNPSVTITPALASNRMGAKANVAAMVAGNQAVAGINGSFFKQDKGIPLGILIINQELISGPIYDRVAMGITPNNEIVMDRVRLGGEVLLPDRRRVAIHTINQPRVKSNQTVLYTTRWGKQAPPVPQDGLQILIRQDRVAAVSQTESLSIPKDGMVLSGPATPEMLALGSMNPNIPVSLNVYTLPDWSGMKHAVGGGPWLVRNGTPYVDLQAQHFTSRSLGSREPRSAVGVTAQGKLLLVAVDGRHKDVSIGMTLYEMAHLMKKLGAVNAMNLDGGSSTQMSVYGRMINRPSAGSIGVSNALIIKTAPTDTASNPSAPLPVK
- a CDS encoding tetratricopeptide repeat protein encodes the protein MNSSMVSLSRQISLISLTGLALLCLASPVWAVDGRIQDIRYDATSRHFQINSAGNVKATVNTLNIAGHKRIIIDIDNAEIGQELPRDVQLLHTLSRQLPALKNVTVNQYAGNGRPIVRILFDIEGEPGTIRLVRNQGAQIELEFNESANWTATRSTYGPPVTSRNRPEVPQPVQSEYTDVDLRRTLGIMNQKYDLLAQENQYLKTRLSSLEQNSGAQQSQQQSNREEQIRLKGELDRLKAENGNLQTRLTSLAVEKQRPDPALYAKDSEINRLKTENQALNSRLTAALSASNESGLSAMKQSLAELNRRYELLATENQGLKSKLSAQSSQTSSAQTYKAEVERLSQSYQSLLTENNRLKSELGQSKAAAAKVPASRDADLAALRSQLVTAQASLGESIQTINQQNKEIAFLKNQVNQVKSGLNASSKEQIATLQAEIETLRKNAAATKVSSADKQVIEQLRQDKLSIQSELEALRKSASASKDSGADKQRIAQLTQDKQALQNELEAVRKTAPASKGKNADKELIAQLTQDKQALQSELGRLRASQSQAADEQEAAVQLQSKVASLQADLSNLKAQYEKASQEALQAKQALKAASNKTATATGATQATASPTQQKQIQSLNQQVASLKQENSSLRESLSNASASNRKSGSTNAEAEQNYQSGKTALGEKKMSVALDSLKKSTLLDQDNSKYVVDYSIALAEDRQFAEAIDVLRRYIQRNPGDREAYNQLGKIYLLNDQPDAANQAFTRAIPVSVLNNYATSLKKLGNTAEAESIFKLALSINPKDSEILFNLGNLYNAENKLEEARNKYLEAIQIRPGFAEAHYNLGLIFSKLGDNPKAVQHLEKYLQLSPNARNAETIRAYMQKLKA
- a CDS encoding tetratricopeptide repeat protein, translating into MLSGFGWAFVAAVWADLTSQVTDIQLTPSGNLTFTVNGTGFDPQLLVRPVPQGRYQITIASREARLNGPRERLLAEQIQARIPAIESILLSGDETGFQLNLTSWQKLQPQILSNSPGQIVVTLVGNHQRPPHSPLGPAPQSQPQSVPSAVKSPARPQAAVKPSGSVRTPTKPQSAKTTPPQSSAEGAVGKSAPAPESGKKESQRALPVKAATGLKEVPPTTAASVVATPFSATFASATATPSSAAPVSPVSASVKKADPGKRQPVVAVAPSPVKVESVIKRASAPLRVASIAPKALETDWLPRQRPSARSRLSDNAPSQHPLEALNFLSQGEPAKPTAPGTPLTPANPSTQPQSSDTSDRPEPVPLRLQKTPAGYDLPITLSGQADAVSQSVYSLHPLNEYSVFQEPTLQRAADDVRNGRLDNAEITLQGFLAREPNHSQANYLLALIYLSPASSVSAPTVSPGAADSSRQQQARRLLETLQARQPHGLVYQQLIGLALTQNQPETASGLLKEALRQFPDNAWLWYQQGRVLEEGKQWEAAKSAYTQALALDDNHPEYLYRLALMHLQQENRAACAQTLNRALAIAPDDARFLKLMGYLSEKQAAPSAAAHYYQAALQTDVMLYYGRLLQHQKRTAEALSFYRAVESVAENDPDLLLSLGTLYTEANAPQRAQTVLKRLIQLVPDPRDPRQGQAKAMLRQARN